From Coffea arabica cultivar ET-39 chromosome 2e, Coffea Arabica ET-39 HiFi, whole genome shotgun sequence, the proteins below share one genomic window:
- the LOC140036879 gene encoding uncharacterized protein, giving the protein MSTEGVDFAGDEIRSFEPKEIDDEVDKATRSLYDHLSVEDEAQRLLKEIRIAMEQVKESKFYANLTEQIKGDAFQSQLKRVLGPNHSQLEMVIYGLGGLEFNFSPHHQLAIALLLKQDFCWWIERIQVYDPVFSPADVLVLKELGCEVLSVNERCRRKVEKPTLFYMPHAEIDMVGELLGANWCPSRINLLIILGVSFDSKSSSRCRTVKNSKIKFFGCPVDFIYAIQNHTKEIFIELNYGSVYDGIFDNFAFHFFEVDSQLDMETLIPDEDGELSKIRLERRRELDMTEPTDFYWEHKCTEEYFREPFTEDAPKEDWSGLNGAYRGPRRYRCSWSPPPRGWIKLNFGGRNSNNGDNLGGFGGICHNDSKEPILIYRGALGKVDQTTACVEALMFGLTELLKIPKVTRNLIVEGDDIRVIQWANKRQHEIPEEVHESLSRALDLLREFHTVIYHIYEGANLVANNLAKKGALSGNHVYLAGQNAEDVEDVDNLVKSLQLVD; this is encoded by the exons ATGTCAACTGAAGGGGTTGATTTTGCTGGAGATGAAATCAGATCCTTCGAACCGAAGGAAATTGATGATGAAGTTGACAAGGCAACTAGGTCATTGTACGACCACCTTTCGGTCGAGGATGAAGCCCAGAGGTTGTTGAAGGAGATCAGAATTGCTATGGAACAAGTCAAAGAATCAAAATTTTACGCCAATTTAACCGAGCAGATTAAAGGAGATGCATTCCAGAGCCAACTCAAGCGGGTCTTGGGGCCTAATCATTCTCAGTTGGAGATGGTTATCTATGGTTTAGGTGGCTTGGAGTTTAATTTCTCTCCTCACCATCAACTAGCCATTGCCTTGCTACTGAAACAAGATTTTTGCTGGTGGATTGAGAGGATACAAGTGTACGATCCCGTTTTCTCCCCTGCAGACGTTCTTGTCTTGAAAGAATTAGGATGTGAAGTTCTATCAGTCAACGAAAGGTGCAGAAGGAAAGTTGAGAAACCCACACTCTTTTACATGCCCCATGCCGAAATCGATATGGTGGGTGAATTGCTGGGGGCGAATTGGTGCCCATCTCGGATCAATCTGCTCATTATTTTGGGCGTCAGTTTTGATTCAAAAAGTAGTAGTCGATGCCGAACGGtcaaaaattccaaaattaaattttttggttGCCCAGTTGATTTTATATATGCCATCCAGAACCACACGAAGGAAATATTCATAGAACTAAATTATGGTAGTGTCTATGATGGCATCTTTGACAACTTCGCTTTCCACTTTTTTGAGGTAGATTCTCAACTTGATATGGAGACGCTCATACCAG ATGAGGATGGGGAACTCTCAAAAATTCGGTTAGAACGTCGAAGGGAGCTAGACATGACTGAGCCTACTGACTTCTACTGGGAGCACAA GTGTACAGAAGAGTATTTCAGGGAACCTTTTACAGAAGATGCACCCAAAGAGGATTGGTCTGGTCTGAATGGAGCATATCGAGGTCCCCGTAGGTACCGGTGTTCTTGGAGCCCACCTCCAAGGGGATGGATAAAGCTgaattttggaggaagaaattcTAATAATGGAGACAATCTTGGTGGTTTTGGTGGCATTTGTCACAATGACTCTAAGGAACCTATACTGATATATAGAGGTGCTCTTGGCAAAGTGGATCAAACTACTGCCTGTGTTGAGGCATTGATGTTTGGACTGACAGAGCTGTTAAAGATCCCTAAGGTTACAAGAAATTTGATCGTGGAGGGAGATGATATTCGGGTCATTCAATGGGCTAACAAACGCCAACACGAAATTCCAGAAGAAGTTCATGAATCTCTGAGCAGAGCACTTGACTTGCTCAGGGAGTTCCACACAGTCATTTATCATATTTATGAAGGAGCAAACTTGGTTGCTAATAACTTGGCAAAGAAAGGCGCTTTGTCAGGCAACCATGTTTATCTGGCAGGCCAAAATGCTGAAGATGTAGAGGATGTTGATAACCTTGTTAAGAGCTTACAATTAGTGGATTAA